CCGGCGCTCCGGATCCGCCAGCTGGACAAGCGCGCGGCCCTGGCCGAGCAGCCCCTCCTCGGCGGAGTTCACCACCCAGTCGCCGTCGGGCCCCGGCCGCACCGGCATCCGAACCCGCGCGACCTCCCCGGGGACCGACGAACCATCCCCGAACTGTGGCCCCGGCGGGGCGAAACACCCCGTGACCAGCAAGCCCAGCACCCCGCCCAGCACCCACCGCCACCCACGACGCCGCACAGCACCCCCCGGATCCACGCCCACGGTAGGGCTGCCACCGGCCCGGGCGCCGACCCCGTTCTCCTTTCGTGACGACCTCGTAGCCTCAAGGCGGCCCAGGCCCTCGGCGACTGCATCCTTCGGCCCAGTCCGTTCTCGGCCCTGGGGAGGACGTTCTCGCGGCGCCGCCGCGAGAACGTTGATCCGTGCGGACAACCATCGGATACACCCTCGAAAGCATCGGCTACGTCATAGGAGCCCAGGGCCTTGTCAGCTTCGCCTCGCAGACCCTCTTCGGCACGGAGTGGGGCTGGATCCACAAGGTCGTCGACCTCCCGTCCGCCGCCTACCTCGGCATCCTCCTCGGAGGACTGGCACTCGTCGTCGGCGGCGTCAGGACGCGGAAGGCCGCCGAGCACCAGTAGGCCGCCCGACCCGGCCGCCGGCTCCGCGCCGTCAGAGCCAGACCATCGCCAGTCGGCTGACGACGGCAGCGGTGCCGAGCAGTGTGACGTTGAGGGTGATCTGCCGGTCTCCGCCGGTCAGGTGGACGGGGACCGCACCGATCTGCAGAACCACGAAACCGAGGGCGGCGACCAGCGCCAGCCAGGGCGCGACACCGGTCAGCGGCGGCAGGATCAACCCCGCGGCACCGAGGATCTCGACGGTCCCGAGCGCCCTGACGGCGGGCAGGGGCACGCGGTCGACCCAGGCCATCATCGGGCGCAGCTGATCACGGCTGCGGGTCGCCTTGACCGCGCCCGCGTAGAAGTAGAAGAGGGCGAGCAGGCCGCCGACGATCCAGTAGGCGATGTTCATGTTTCCCGTCCACGGTCACGAATCGAAGATGAGGCGGCGCCCCGTGCTGCTGTTCGGCAGGGCACGGCCGAGCGGGGCGAGGCGTCCGTCGTGCTCCGAGTGCACCGCCGGGACCCGGCGCCTGTCCAAGATCTGTTCCGTGCCATCGATACCTCGTGGGTATCGTTGCAGGGTGGAGCTACGCACCCTGCGCTACTTCGTGGCCGTCGCCGAGGAACTGCACTTCGGCCGGGCCGCCGCTCGCCTGCACATGAGCCAGCCGCCCCTGAGCCGGGCCATCAAGCAGCTGGAGGGGGAGATCGGTGCGCTGCTGTTCGCCCGCTCTCCCGCCGGCGTGACACTCACCCCGGTGGGAGCGGTGCTGCTCGACGAGGCGCGTGCCCTGCTGGCCCAGGCCGACCGGGTCCGCGCGCGGGTCTCCGCGGCGGCCGGAGGAGCGGGCCTCACGGTCGGCATCCTGGGAGACAGCACCGACCCGGGAGCGAACAGACTGGCCGAGGCCTACCGCCGCGGCCACCCCGACATCGACATCCACGTGCGCGACACCGACCTCACCGATCCGACCTGCGGGCTGCGCGCGGGACTGGTCGACGTGGCCCTGACCCGGGCGCCGTTCGACGAGACAGCCCTGACGGTGCGTGAACTGCGCAGTGACCCGGTGGGAGTGGTCCTGCGCGCGGACGACCCGCTGGCCCGCCGCGGCCGGTTGAGGCTGGCCGACCTGGCCGACCGCCGCTGGTTCCAGTTCCCCCGGGGAACGGACCCGGTGTGGCAGGCGTACTGGAACGGCGGAGAGCCACGCGAGGGACCGGTGGTGCGCGTCGTCCAGGAATGCCTTCAGGCCGTGCTGTGGAACGGCACGGTCGGCCTCGCCCCGCTCGGGCACGACCTGCCCGCGGACCTGATCGCGGTGCCGCTCGTCGACATGGCGCCCAGCCGGGTGGTCGCGGTGTGGAACAAGGGCGACGCGAACCCGTTGATACGGTCCTTCGTCGAGACCGCGACAGCCGCGTACCGCCCCTGAACGCACGCCGAAACCGAAGGGTGCGAGCCCTGGCCCCGCGGTGACCGGCCTCAGGCCGGCTTGCGCCACACGGAGATGTGCTTCCCGGAGTCCTGGGTGAACGGCGTCCCGTCCCAGTCCGCGACCCGGCGTTCCGGTTCGAGCCCCGCGATCCGTGCCATCAGGTCCAGCTCGGCCGGCCAGGCGTACCGGTGACGGGAGTCGTCGCGGCGGTAGTGGCCGTCGTCGCCCTCGCGGGTGAGGTGGTGCGAGACGAGAACCTGCTCGACCAGGTCGAAGGTGTCGAAGCCGAGATGCCCCTCGGACACGTCGAACGGCACCGCGACCTGGCCGGGCGGCAGGAACCGCAGCGGCGGCACGCCCAGCTCGATGACGAACCGGCCGCCGGGCTCCAGATGACGCGCGGCGTTGCGGAAGCACTCGACCTGCTCGTCCTGCGTGAGCAGGTTCGAGATGGTGTTGTAGACGAGGTAGACCAGGCTGAACGCGCCGGGGACGACGGTGGTGGCCATGTCCCCGATGGTCACCGGGAGCGCGTCCTCGTCGATCTTCCGCCGCAGCACCGCCGCCATGTGCTCGGAGAGTTCGATGCCCACGACCGGCACGCCGCGTTCCCGGAGCGGGACGCCCACGCGGCCGGTGCCGATGGCGAACTCCAGCGCCCGGCCGTCCCCGGCCAGCTCCTCGAGGAAGTCGAGAGTCGGTCCGAGAACGGCGGCCGAGGACGTCTCGGTCTCCTCGGCGTCGTAGCGTTCGGCGTTCGCGCGGGTCCACAGTTCGCTGCTCGTCACGGAGGGCCACTCTGCCGGGAGCGGAGGGGCGCTGTCGACGCAATTACGGCTCCTCGGCGCGGTGTTCACCCGTCCCGCCCCGCCCCGCCTCGGCGCCGCCGGACGGGCACGGCGTGCCCCCGCGGTCCGGGGACGACGGACGAGCGCGTGGGGGGTGACGGACGAGGGATCGGGGAACGTGGATCACCGGCGGTCGGCGAGGGCCGGGGGTGAGGCGATGATCGCCGAGACGCGTGGGAGGGCGGGGTAGTCGGTGTAGCCGTTCTCGCCGCCCGTGTACATCAGACCCTCCTCGCGTACGGGGTTGATGGCGGCACCCGTCCGCAGGCGTTCGACGAGGTCGGGGTTGGCCAGGAACGGACGGCCCAGGGCGATGAGATCGGCTCCGGCGGCGAGGAGGCGTTCGGCGGCGTGGCGGCCGCCGTCGGCGGGCAGGGGCCCGCCCCAGCCCAGTACCGGGTTCGCGATGAGCGTGCGGGGCCAGCTCTCACGGATGTCGTGGAACAGCGGCTGGTCCGGGTCGGCGAACACGACGTGCAGGTAGGCGGGACCGATGTCGTTCAGCGCGGCGACGAGGGCCGGGTAGATGTCCTCGGTGTCGCCTTCCTCGATGCCGTTGACGGTGAGGCCGGGGGCGATCCTGACACCCACCCGGTCGGGGCCGAGGGCGTCGGCGACGGCCCGGACCACCTCGACGACGAAGCGGATGCGGTGGGCGACCGGGCCGCCGTAGGCGTCCGTGCGGTGGTTGGTCCCCTTGGCGAGGAACTGGTGCAGGAGGTATCCGTTGGCTGCGTGGACCTCGACACCGGCGAAGCCCGCCTCGAGGGCCTTGCGGGCCGCCGCGGCGAAATCGGCGACGGTGGAGCGGATGTCCTCGACGGTCATCTCCCGCGGGGCGACGGCCGTTCGACGGCCGCTCGCCGTGTGGATCGGCTCGGGGAGGGCGATCGGGGAGGGCGCCAGGGGCGTGAGCCCGCTGGTGGCGGGGTGGCCGACCCGGCCGCCGTGCTGCAGCTGGAGGAACATCCGGCCGCCGGCCGCGCGCACGGCGTCGGTCACCTGCCGCCACCCGGCCACATGCGCGTCGTTGTGGATGGCCGTGATGTTCGGGTACGTCTGCCCGACCGCGTTCGGCGTGGAGGCCTCCGCGATGATCAGGCCGGCCGACGCCCGCTGGGAGTAGTAGGTGGCCATGAGCGGCAGCGGGACGCCGTCGGCGGAGGCGCGGTTACGGGTCATCGGCGCCATGACCAGGCGGTTGGGCAGCTCCAGCGGGCCGAGGAGGGCGGAGTCGAAGAGGCGGGATCCAACCGGTGCGTTCGTCATGCCCGTACGGTAGAAGTTGACACTGGTGTCAGGGGCAAGGCCGTGACCGGTGATCGGGGTGGGGAATGCGGATCGGTGAACTCGCTCGGCGCAGCGGCGTGAGCGACAGGTCACTGCGCTACTACGAGGCACAGGGCCTGCTGGCCTCCGAGCGCACGCCCGGAGGACAACGCGACTTCGGCGACTGGGCGGTCGACCGGGTCATCCGTATCCAGGCGCTGTACGCGGCGGGGCTCACCAGCAAGAAGATCGCGCGGCTCCTGCCCTGCATGAGGGACGCGGACGGCGCGCCCAGCGAGATCGCGACCCCCAGACTGGTCGAGGAGCTGCACGCGGAACGCGCACGCATCGACGGCACGATCGCGGACCTGATCCGCTCCCGGGACGTACTCGACGAGGTCATCTCCGCGGCCACGTCGGCCGCCACGTCCACCACCGCTGCCTCCTTCCCGGCCGCCCTTCACGCGGAGGCGTCGAACGCCGCCGTGTGAGGCGCCGGCGCACCCGCCACCGCCGTCGCCGACCTCAGTGCACGGTCACCGGCAGGGGCCCCCGGCCCCGGGGGCGCCGCGCCTCAAGGCCGTAGCCCGATGTGTTTCAGGGCGACCGCGCTGAGGTCGGCGATGGCTTCCCGGTCACCCTGACGCCAGGCGTCGGCCCATCCGCCGGGTGGGACCGGCAGCTTGGCGAGTGCGCGCGGGGGGCCCGTGAGGGCGCGCAGGGCGAGCAGGTCCGCGCCTCCGGGAGCCTCTGCGAGCCGGCGCAGGGTGCTGCTGCGCCGGATCCAGAGGAGGCGCGGCGGCAGCCACAGCAGAAGGACGAAGAACACCGGGATGACGATGAGGGCGGTCGTGACGACGTCGGCGACCTGGGTGACGGTCTCCTGGAGCGACACCCCCGCGTCGGCGATTCCGGCGCCGGCGTCGGCCGCGGACTCGAGCGGTTTCTTCAGGACGCCGCCGATGAGCGGTACGCCCGAAGCCGCCTCTCCCGCGTTGCCGAGGCCTTCGGCGAGGCGGTCACCGGAACTCTCCACCCGGCGCCCCGGTTCGGCCAGCAGCATGATCGTGTCGCGCACGACGAGCGCTGCCCAGACCGCGACGGCGATCAGGGCCACGGCGATCAGGTCGACGAGCACCTGACGGTTCCGACGGGCGGGTGTCTGGGCGTAGAAGCGCAAGGATGACTCCCGTTCGAGTCGTGGCGTCGAGGAGGTCCGGCCGTCCGGGCCACGACGCGGCCGACCAGTCGTCGTTCAACTCTTCCACCGCGCCTCACGGACAAACATGCGACACACGAGCCACGCCGACGCGCCACCGGGAAAACCGACCCGCAGGGCGATGAGCACGGGCTGGGACGATCCTGCCGCCCCCGGGACGATATCCATCCCGGCCGGAACGCGTAGGCGTGCATGTCCATGGCCACCTTCAACGCGTGGCCTCTCATACGGCGGTTGGTCCGGGGATGCTACGGCGGTGACGGCGGGCGCCACCGTAGGCATGTCGGACCGCGATTCGAGCGGCGGTTCGAGCCGCGATCGGGACCGTGATCCGAGCCTCCGCTCGGGCCGCCGCGCGGAGACGGCATCACCCCGGCGGGGGCCTACGCTGGGGGAGAGCCGACCGGGCTCGGCAACCGTGCCCGTGTGTTCCTCAGGGCCGGGCGTCCCGTATCCGCCGATTGGGCATTAGGTTAGGCTGACCTTGCCTGACGTGCGGATCCGGGCGTGCGAGTTCGGGTTCCGTCGCCTCGGGCGGTAACCCAGACGTCGGAGCGGGCAGAGGCAGGGCGCAGGTGAGAGACAGCGAGCGAGCTCGTGCGCGGCGTGCGCCCGGCGAAGCGGTACGCCACATGCGAGTGACATGGGCCGCGGGCTCCCGCCCGGTGCCCGGAACGAGGCGTCGTGGATAAGATCGCGCTCACTGCGGGAGCCCTCTACGTCATCGTGCTCCTGCGCGCCGGAGGGACCTTCGCCGTCGGGTGGCTCGCCGGCGCCGGAGCCCGGCGCAGCAGGTTCTCCGGGCGGATCTCCTCGGCGAAGTTCCAGCGTGCCGAGCGGGCGATCCAGCGGTGGGGCGCGCCGGTGGTGGCCGTCTCCTTCCTGACCGTCGGCTTCCAGACCGCCGCCAATTTCCTCGCCGGCAGCATGCGCATGCCGTTGCCGC
This sequence is a window from Streptomyces sp. NBC_00691. Protein-coding genes within it:
- a CDS encoding LysR family transcriptional regulator; this translates as MELRTLRYFVAVAEELHFGRAAARLHMSQPPLSRAIKQLEGEIGALLFARSPAGVTLTPVGAVLLDEARALLAQADRVRARVSAAAGGAGLTVGILGDSTDPGANRLAEAYRRGHPDIDIHVRDTDLTDPTCGLRAGLVDVALTRAPFDETALTVRELRSDPVGVVLRADDPLARRGRLRLADLADRRWFQFPRGTDPVWQAYWNGGEPREGPVVRVVQECLQAVLWNGTVGLAPLGHDLPADLIAVPLVDMAPSRVVAVWNKGDANPLIRSFVETATAAYRP
- a CDS encoding class I SAM-dependent DNA methyltransferase, with amino-acid sequence MTSSELWTRANAERYDAEETETSSAAVLGPTLDFLEELAGDGRALEFAIGTGRVGVPLRERGVPVVGIELSEHMAAVLRRKIDEDALPVTIGDMATTVVPGAFSLVYLVYNTISNLLTQDEQVECFRNAARHLEPGGRFVIELGVPPLRFLPPGQVAVPFDVSEGHLGFDTFDLVEQVLVSHHLTREGDDGHYRRDDSRHRYAWPAELDLMARIAGLEPERRVADWDGTPFTQDSGKHISVWRKPA
- a CDS encoding DedA family protein, with the protein product MDKIALTAGALYVIVLLRAGGTFAVGWLAGAGARRSRFSGRISSAKFQRAERAIQRWGAPVVAVSFLTVGFQTAANFLAGSMRMPLPRYLPALFVGGAAWALVYATAGLGVLEVLGRLFAEQTAVGVSAVVVLLLALCGVVVYRRRKAAPSSADVAADEA
- a CDS encoding MerR family transcriptional regulator, translating into MRIGELARRSGVSDRSLRYYEAQGLLASERTPGGQRDFGDWAVDRVIRIQALYAAGLTSKKIARLLPCMRDADGAPSEIATPRLVEELHAERARIDGTIADLIRSRDVLDEVISAATSAATSTTAASFPAALHAEASNAAV
- a CDS encoding alkene reductase, which gives rise to MTNAPVGSRLFDSALLGPLELPNRLVMAPMTRNRASADGVPLPLMATYYSQRASAGLIIAEASTPNAVGQTYPNITAIHNDAHVAGWRQVTDAVRAAGGRMFLQLQHGGRVGHPATSGLTPLAPSPIALPEPIHTASGRRTAVAPREMTVEDIRSTVADFAAAARKALEAGFAGVEVHAANGYLLHQFLAKGTNHRTDAYGGPVAHRIRFVVEVVRAVADALGPDRVGVRIAPGLTVNGIEEGDTEDIYPALVAALNDIGPAYLHVVFADPDQPLFHDIRESWPRTLIANPVLGWGGPLPADGGRHAAERLLAAGADLIALGRPFLANPDLVERLRTGAAINPVREEGLMYTGGENGYTDYPALPRVSAIIASPPALADRR
- a CDS encoding DoxX family protein; amino-acid sequence: MNIAYWIVGGLLALFYFYAGAVKATRSRDQLRPMMAWVDRVPLPAVRALGTVEILGAAGLILPPLTGVAPWLALVAALGFVVLQIGAVPVHLTGGDRQITLNVTLLGTAAVVSRLAMVWL